A genome region from Tenebrio molitor chromosome 4, icTenMoli1.1, whole genome shotgun sequence includes the following:
- the LOC138129733 gene encoding uncharacterized protein isoform X2, which translates to MCVMDHFKVKMFITKLSLLLCFLVSQEVVSVKGDCPLPPHPSFGWWSTSNNKSEGMMVSEDTILKINCNDNNILDGCTIVACLNGKWTPNIGKCLRTCPSIYSTATMTVKCTVKNKEMVNCTDALDGTIAQFKCASYYEDSRVSRPKAICVDGRWSESVPDCRPVCGKVRPKRDPTLIVGGKVAGKRYFPWQAALYDARNEKFLCGGSLLNERIILTAAHCITDNDGNLLPKEFYVVAVGKHFRKYSDSRDSAHIQSSQIHRMFVPDEYEGDTQNYLADIAILVAVKTFTLSARIQPVCIDWTRNYEHAILNPRGGRKGFVAGWGNTVETGKVSDVLRQLRVPSVPQQTCKDDLPVDYRQYLTHDKLCAGYLNNGSSVCNGDSGGGLVFKYSDRFFVAGVVSLAPVAETTEGGCDSQQYGLYTVVYKYSDNFILRYLVRFKPSHKEDCKDCTTFNVTERPPPIATSKRPGGGNAHTEPPMPPNKGCVLPAHPDSGRWIPVGNSSKSLSPGGRVDHLIILKIECNNGHILDGAMFFLCNGSEWVNKMGKCLKTCPSINNTSTRSVTYEHKTTHMGNSIPIDGTIARFTCAPFYEKDSVKQRPFVCLDGTWAESAPKCVPVSGQKAREQNQLIIGGSSLKRGLFPWHVAIYMNKDVIICGGSLLSERVILTAAQCVTHSDGQVRPKENYTIAVGKFYSKIWDRRDIDEAQFSKIEEIFVAAEYRGRTQNNFADIAIIVTDRAFKLSRAVQPVAVDWAKAHVDKVLRPDKQQFGYISGWNDFAQHENYSTSLSTIKVPFINHTTCSLDVPESYEHYLTSDKICTTFGKGDSICMGDRGAGLVAEYNEKYYIFGVLSFSPPSGIGKCDTSEYGLYTRVESYIDDFILEKVARYNTV; encoded by the exons atgtgtgttaTGGATCACTTCAAAGTGAAGATGTTTATAACGAAGTTATCTCTGTTGTTGTGTTTCCTTG tttcgcAAGAAGTGGTCAGTGTAAA GGGTGATTGTCCTCTACCTCCACATCCTTCTTTCGGATGGTGGTCAACATCGAACAACAAATCTGAAGGAATGATGGTGTCGGAAGAtacaattctaaaaataaattgcaacgACAATAACATTTTGGACGGTTGCACAATCGTAGCTTGTCTCAACGGAAAGTGGACTCCAAACATTGGAAAATGCTTGA GAACGTGTCCCTCGATATACTCCACAGCCACGATGACAGTCAAATGTAcagtgaaaaataaagaaatggtGAACTGCACTGACGCTCTCGACGGTACCATAGCACAGTTCAAATGCGCTTCGTACTACGAAGACTCGAGAGTGTCCAGACCCAAAGCGATTTGTGTCGACGGGAGGTGGAGCGAGAGCGTTCCAGATTGTCGTCCAG TGTGCGGCAAGGTACGACCAAAGAGGGATCCTACGTTGATTGTAGGTGGGAAAGTCGCAGGAAAAAGATATTTCCCCTGGCAAGCTGCTTTGTACGACGCCAGAAACGAGAAGTTCCTCTGCGGGGGAAGCTTGTTAAACGAAAGAATTATTTTGACGG cTGCGCATTGTATAACAGACAACGACGGAAACCTACTTCCTAAAGAATTTTACGTGGTGGCAGTTGGAAAACACTTTCGTAAGTACTCAGACTCTCGCGACTCAGCTCACATTCAAAGCTCTCAA ATACACAGAATGTTTGTTCCTGACGAGTACGAAGGAGACACTCAAAACTACTTGGCCGACATTGCGATACTAGTCGCTGTGAAAACTTTCACGCTTTCAGCTAGAATCCAACCTGTTTGCATCGACTGGACCAGGAACTATGAACATGCAATATTAAATCCTCGCGGAGGACGAAAAGGATTT GTGGCTGGTTGGGGCAACACTGTTGAAACTGGAAAAGTGTCCGACGTCCTCCGACAGTTGAGAGTTCCTTCTGTCCCTCAACAGACGTGCAAAGACGATCTACCGGTGGACTACAGGCAATACCTGACGCACGACAAGTTGTGTGCGGGCTATTTGAACAACG GTTCTTCTGTTTGCAACGGAGACAGCGGAGGAGGTCTGGTCTTCAAATATTCAGACAGATTTTTTGTTGCCGGCGTAGTCAGTTTAGCTCCTGTGGCTGAAACGACAGAAGGAGGATGCGACAGTCAACAATACGGTCTCTACACGGTGGTCTACAAATATTCtgacaatttcattttaagaTATTTGGTTCGATTCAAACC ATCCCATAAGGAGGATTGTAAAGATTGCACCACTTTTAACGTGACCGAGCGGCCTCCGCCAATAGCAACGAGCAAACGACCAGG TGGAGGAAATGCACATACTGAACCACCCATGCCACCAAA CAAGGGGTGCGTTTTGCCGGCCCACCCAGATTCAGGTCGTTGGATTCCTGTTGGAAACTCTTCTAAATCTCTTTCTCCTGGAGGCCGTGTCGATCacttgataattttgaaaatagaaTGCAACAATGGTCATATTCTGGACGGGGCTATGTTTTTTCTATGTAACGGTAGCGAGTGGGTGAATAAAATGGGAAAGTGTTTAA AAACTTGCCCATCTATAAACAATACTTCAACTAGGTCGGTAACTTACGAGCACAAAACCACCCATATGGGAAATTCGATTCCTATCGATGGTACCATCGCGAGGTTCACTTGTGCCCCTTTTTACGAAAAGGACAGTGTAAAGCAACGTCCATTTGTCTGCTTGGATGGTACTTGGGCCGAATCTGCTCCTAAGTGTGTTCCAG tgAGTGGTCAAAAAGCGCGTGAGCAAAACCAATTAATTATCGGAGGAAGTTCCCTAAAACGAGGACTCTTTCCTTGGCACGTGGCCATTTACATGAACAAAGACGTTATAATTTGTGGTGGCAGTTTACTCAGCGAAAGAGTCATACTGACAG CTGCACAGTGCGTAACACATTCTGATGGTCAAGTACGCCCAAAAGAAAACTACACAATAGCTGTGGGGAAATTTTACAGTAAGATTTGGGACAGACGCGACATCGACGAGGCGCAGTTTTCAAAA ATAGAAGAAATATTTGTAGCTGCGGAATACAGGGGAAGAACTCAAAACAATTTCGCTGATATTGCTATAATCGTGACAGATAGAGCTTTCAAGCTTTCCCGCGCAGTCCAACCTGTCGCTGTTGATTGGGCAAAAGCACACGTAGATAAAGTATTGCGACCAGACAAACAACAATTTGGATAC ATCAGTGGCTGGAATGATTTTGCACAGCATGAAAATTATTCTACTTCCCTCAGCACCATCAAGGTTCCCTTCATAAATCATACAACTTGTTCTTTGGATGTTCCGGAAAGTTACGAACACTATTTAACATCCGACAAGATATGCACCACTTTTGGCAAAG GAGATAGTATTTGTATGGGCGATCGAGGAGCCGGACTTGTGGCAGAATATAACGAGAAATACTACATTTTTGGTGTTTTGAGTTTCTCTCCACCTTCTGGAATCGGAAAATGTGATACCAGCGAATATGGACTTTACACTCGAGTTGAGTCCTACATAGACGACTTTATATTAGAAAAGGTCGCTCGATATAACActgtttaa
- the LOC138129733 gene encoding uncharacterized protein isoform X1 — translation MCVMDHFKVKMFITKLSLLLCFLVSQEVVSVNCLRGDCPLPPHPSFGWWSTSNNKSEGMMVSEDTILKINCNDNNILDGCTIVACLNGKWTPNIGKCLRTCPSIYSTATMTVKCTVKNKEMVNCTDALDGTIAQFKCASYYEDSRVSRPKAICVDGRWSESVPDCRPVCGKVRPKRDPTLIVGGKVAGKRYFPWQAALYDARNEKFLCGGSLLNERIILTAAHCITDNDGNLLPKEFYVVAVGKHFRKYSDSRDSAHIQSSQIHRMFVPDEYEGDTQNYLADIAILVAVKTFTLSARIQPVCIDWTRNYEHAILNPRGGRKGFVAGWGNTVETGKVSDVLRQLRVPSVPQQTCKDDLPVDYRQYLTHDKLCAGYLNNGSSVCNGDSGGGLVFKYSDRFFVAGVVSLAPVAETTEGGCDSQQYGLYTVVYKYSDNFILRYLVRFKPSHKEDCKDCTTFNVTERPPPIATSKRPGGGNAHTEPPMPPNKGCVLPAHPDSGRWIPVGNSSKSLSPGGRVDHLIILKIECNNGHILDGAMFFLCNGSEWVNKMGKCLKTCPSINNTSTRSVTYEHKTTHMGNSIPIDGTIARFTCAPFYEKDSVKQRPFVCLDGTWAESAPKCVPVSGQKAREQNQLIIGGSSLKRGLFPWHVAIYMNKDVIICGGSLLSERVILTAAQCVTHSDGQVRPKENYTIAVGKFYSKIWDRRDIDEAQFSKIEEIFVAAEYRGRTQNNFADIAIIVTDRAFKLSRAVQPVAVDWAKAHVDKVLRPDKQQFGYISGWNDFAQHENYSTSLSTIKVPFINHTTCSLDVPESYEHYLTSDKICTTFGKGDSICMGDRGAGLVAEYNEKYYIFGVLSFSPPSGIGKCDTSEYGLYTRVESYIDDFILEKVARYNTV, via the exons atgtgtgttaTGGATCACTTCAAAGTGAAGATGTTTATAACGAAGTTATCTCTGTTGTTGTGTTTCCTTG tttcgcAAGAAGTGGTCAGTGTAAA TTGTTTAAGGGGTGATTGTCCTCTACCTCCACATCCTTCTTTCGGATGGTGGTCAACATCGAACAACAAATCTGAAGGAATGATGGTGTCGGAAGAtacaattctaaaaataaattgcaacgACAATAACATTTTGGACGGTTGCACAATCGTAGCTTGTCTCAACGGAAAGTGGACTCCAAACATTGGAAAATGCTTGA GAACGTGTCCCTCGATATACTCCACAGCCACGATGACAGTCAAATGTAcagtgaaaaataaagaaatggtGAACTGCACTGACGCTCTCGACGGTACCATAGCACAGTTCAAATGCGCTTCGTACTACGAAGACTCGAGAGTGTCCAGACCCAAAGCGATTTGTGTCGACGGGAGGTGGAGCGAGAGCGTTCCAGATTGTCGTCCAG TGTGCGGCAAGGTACGACCAAAGAGGGATCCTACGTTGATTGTAGGTGGGAAAGTCGCAGGAAAAAGATATTTCCCCTGGCAAGCTGCTTTGTACGACGCCAGAAACGAGAAGTTCCTCTGCGGGGGAAGCTTGTTAAACGAAAGAATTATTTTGACGG cTGCGCATTGTATAACAGACAACGACGGAAACCTACTTCCTAAAGAATTTTACGTGGTGGCAGTTGGAAAACACTTTCGTAAGTACTCAGACTCTCGCGACTCAGCTCACATTCAAAGCTCTCAA ATACACAGAATGTTTGTTCCTGACGAGTACGAAGGAGACACTCAAAACTACTTGGCCGACATTGCGATACTAGTCGCTGTGAAAACTTTCACGCTTTCAGCTAGAATCCAACCTGTTTGCATCGACTGGACCAGGAACTATGAACATGCAATATTAAATCCTCGCGGAGGACGAAAAGGATTT GTGGCTGGTTGGGGCAACACTGTTGAAACTGGAAAAGTGTCCGACGTCCTCCGACAGTTGAGAGTTCCTTCTGTCCCTCAACAGACGTGCAAAGACGATCTACCGGTGGACTACAGGCAATACCTGACGCACGACAAGTTGTGTGCGGGCTATTTGAACAACG GTTCTTCTGTTTGCAACGGAGACAGCGGAGGAGGTCTGGTCTTCAAATATTCAGACAGATTTTTTGTTGCCGGCGTAGTCAGTTTAGCTCCTGTGGCTGAAACGACAGAAGGAGGATGCGACAGTCAACAATACGGTCTCTACACGGTGGTCTACAAATATTCtgacaatttcattttaagaTATTTGGTTCGATTCAAACC ATCCCATAAGGAGGATTGTAAAGATTGCACCACTTTTAACGTGACCGAGCGGCCTCCGCCAATAGCAACGAGCAAACGACCAGG TGGAGGAAATGCACATACTGAACCACCCATGCCACCAAA CAAGGGGTGCGTTTTGCCGGCCCACCCAGATTCAGGTCGTTGGATTCCTGTTGGAAACTCTTCTAAATCTCTTTCTCCTGGAGGCCGTGTCGATCacttgataattttgaaaatagaaTGCAACAATGGTCATATTCTGGACGGGGCTATGTTTTTTCTATGTAACGGTAGCGAGTGGGTGAATAAAATGGGAAAGTGTTTAA AAACTTGCCCATCTATAAACAATACTTCAACTAGGTCGGTAACTTACGAGCACAAAACCACCCATATGGGAAATTCGATTCCTATCGATGGTACCATCGCGAGGTTCACTTGTGCCCCTTTTTACGAAAAGGACAGTGTAAAGCAACGTCCATTTGTCTGCTTGGATGGTACTTGGGCCGAATCTGCTCCTAAGTGTGTTCCAG tgAGTGGTCAAAAAGCGCGTGAGCAAAACCAATTAATTATCGGAGGAAGTTCCCTAAAACGAGGACTCTTTCCTTGGCACGTGGCCATTTACATGAACAAAGACGTTATAATTTGTGGTGGCAGTTTACTCAGCGAAAGAGTCATACTGACAG CTGCACAGTGCGTAACACATTCTGATGGTCAAGTACGCCCAAAAGAAAACTACACAATAGCTGTGGGGAAATTTTACAGTAAGATTTGGGACAGACGCGACATCGACGAGGCGCAGTTTTCAAAA ATAGAAGAAATATTTGTAGCTGCGGAATACAGGGGAAGAACTCAAAACAATTTCGCTGATATTGCTATAATCGTGACAGATAGAGCTTTCAAGCTTTCCCGCGCAGTCCAACCTGTCGCTGTTGATTGGGCAAAAGCACACGTAGATAAAGTATTGCGACCAGACAAACAACAATTTGGATAC ATCAGTGGCTGGAATGATTTTGCACAGCATGAAAATTATTCTACTTCCCTCAGCACCATCAAGGTTCCCTTCATAAATCATACAACTTGTTCTTTGGATGTTCCGGAAAGTTACGAACACTATTTAACATCCGACAAGATATGCACCACTTTTGGCAAAG GAGATAGTATTTGTATGGGCGATCGAGGAGCCGGACTTGTGGCAGAATATAACGAGAAATACTACATTTTTGGTGTTTTGAGTTTCTCTCCACCTTCTGGAATCGGAAAATGTGATACCAGCGAATATGGACTTTACACTCGAGTTGAGTCCTACATAGACGACTTTATATTAGAAAAGGTCGCTCGATATAACActgtttaa